A genome region from Longimicrobium sp. includes the following:
- a CDS encoding nuclear transport factor 2 family protein, translated as MRTALVLALALTLPCTAACQRSAEPDSVAVRRVVEQVAASFDQNDADLLDRLTSDDYTFVAPSGAIQTKAQRLAPMRSGQLHYTSARYDEIVVRVYGTAAVATARVVVQARMGATDASGAFRATLVMSRIRGRWLMVASHASALAR; from the coding sequence ATGCGCACTGCACTCGTCCTCGCTCTCGCCCTTACGCTCCCCTGCACCGCCGCCTGCCAGCGCAGCGCCGAGCCCGACTCCGTGGCCGTGCGGCGCGTCGTGGAGCAGGTGGCGGCGTCGTTCGACCAGAACGACGCCGATCTTCTCGACCGGCTCACGAGCGACGACTACACCTTCGTCGCGCCATCGGGGGCCATCCAGACCAAGGCGCAGCGCCTGGCCCCCATGCGCTCGGGGCAGCTCCACTACACCTCGGCGCGCTACGACGAGATCGTCGTGCGGGTGTACGGCACGGCCGCGGTCGCCACGGCGCGCGTCGTCGTGCAGGCGAGGATGGGCGCCACGGACGCGAGCGGCGCGTTCCGCGCGACGCTGGTCATGTCCCGGATCCGCGGCCGCTGGCTGATGGTGGCCTCGCACGCCAGCGCGCTCGCGCGGTGA
- a CDS encoding phophatidylserine decarboxylase associated domain-containing protein, translating to MAQSTRRTPSKPQRKVKVGAVVGASPLLTLENAGPVQMGFWVPNRVWATAKYLIPLRDHIAAKRKAGTLAPLQPVMQEFKQWVVANSVYRMWINWMIEQANDFVCGLDEKTRKEIKGDGDVLWIEGFDAFFEILNEIITTSPSFNTTAQVGTPMNGFLAVSMATEAGLALFHDKAFNQQFKKVLDAWNTFLKGSASLDKLDISDPEKPGSWISREAHKKGVWDQMVHDPRAPGYGFDSWNSFFIRQFVPGARPFKGDPKVDINIGCETTPWEYRNDVRLESKFWVKDNDYSLLDLFGGQRQWARLFEGGQIYQGFLSATHYHRWKAPLDGTLVCSWVQPGTYFAQRPGQGEDQGTWEGTESQPYLGHVAARAIFIFHHETAGYVALICIGMVEVSTCVIEPSTFIVGEGADPVAITRGTEIGHFEFGGSTHMMIFQKDRVRLEKWAVEAVKHQNDPNPTPLGSVIAKSLRKP from the coding sequence ATGGCCCAGTCTACCCGCCGTACCCCGTCCAAGCCGCAGCGGAAGGTCAAGGTCGGAGCCGTCGTGGGCGCCAGCCCGCTGCTCACGCTCGAAAACGCCGGTCCCGTGCAGATGGGCTTCTGGGTGCCCAACCGCGTGTGGGCCACGGCGAAGTATCTCATCCCGCTGCGCGACCACATCGCGGCGAAGCGGAAGGCCGGCACGCTGGCCCCGCTGCAGCCCGTGATGCAGGAGTTCAAGCAGTGGGTGGTCGCCAACAGCGTCTACCGCATGTGGATCAACTGGATGATCGAGCAGGCCAACGACTTCGTCTGCGGCCTCGACGAGAAGACCCGCAAGGAGATCAAGGGCGACGGCGACGTGCTCTGGATCGAGGGGTTCGACGCCTTCTTCGAGATCCTCAACGAGATCATCACCACCTCGCCGTCGTTCAACACCACGGCCCAGGTGGGCACGCCGATGAACGGGTTCCTGGCGGTGTCGATGGCCACGGAGGCCGGCCTGGCGCTGTTCCACGACAAGGCGTTCAACCAGCAGTTCAAGAAGGTCCTCGACGCCTGGAACACCTTCCTCAAGGGCAGCGCCTCGCTCGACAAGCTCGACATCTCGGATCCCGAGAAGCCCGGCTCCTGGATCTCCAGGGAGGCCCACAAGAAGGGTGTGTGGGACCAGATGGTCCACGATCCCAGGGCGCCGGGATACGGCTTCGACTCGTGGAACTCGTTCTTCATCCGGCAGTTCGTCCCCGGCGCGCGCCCCTTCAAGGGTGATCCCAAGGTCGACATCAACATCGGCTGCGAAACCACCCCCTGGGAGTACCGGAACGACGTGAGGCTGGAGAGCAAGTTCTGGGTGAAGGACAACGACTACTCCCTGCTCGACCTGTTCGGCGGGCAGCGGCAGTGGGCCAGGCTCTTCGAGGGCGGCCAGATCTACCAGGGCTTCCTCTCCGCCACGCACTACCACCGCTGGAAGGCCCCGCTGGACGGAACGCTGGTGTGCTCGTGGGTGCAGCCCGGCACCTACTTCGCGCAGCGCCCGGGGCAGGGCGAGGACCAGGGCACCTGGGAGGGCACCGAGTCGCAGCCGTACCTCGGGCACGTGGCGGCCCGCGCCATCTTCATCTTCCACCACGAGACCGCCGGCTACGTGGCGCTGATCTGCATCGGCATGGTGGAGGTGTCGACGTGCGTGATCGAGCCGAGCACCTTCATCGTCGGGGAAGGCGCCGACCCCGTGGCGATCACCCGCGGCACCGAGATCGGCCACTTCGAATTCGGCGGCTCGACGCACATGATGATCTTCCAGAAGGACCGCGTGCGCCTGGAGAAGTGGGCGGTCGAGGCCGTGAAGCACCAGAACGACCCCAATCCCACGCCCCTGGGCAGCGTCATCGCCAAATCTCTGCGCAAGCCGTGA
- a CDS encoding nucleotidyltransferase domain-containing protein yields MTLHPDAPPLPESVRELAEVLAALPGATAVALAGSRAAGDADGGSDWDLTVYYRGSIELGTLEAYGEVHPPGAWGRIMNGGAWLQVGGVEVDLILRDLDVALHWTRQAEAGVFEVDLLLGYLAGVPTYLLAGELASGRLLAGELPAVGAVPPRLAETAPPRWRFARDFSLDYARMHAARGNVAGAAGQAAKAAMEEAHARLCERGQWALNEKRLLAMAGLDALGDAFTRPPAQASALGLWVDEIARALAKQPPPEESR; encoded by the coding sequence ATGACGCTGCATCCTGACGCGCCGCCGCTTCCTGAGTCCGTGCGCGAGCTCGCCGAGGTGCTCGCGGCGCTTCCGGGGGCCACGGCGGTGGCGCTCGCGGGCTCGCGCGCGGCAGGCGACGCGGACGGCGGGAGCGACTGGGACCTCACGGTCTACTACCGCGGCTCGATCGAGCTCGGCACGCTCGAAGCTTACGGGGAGGTGCACCCGCCGGGCGCCTGGGGGCGCATCATGAACGGCGGCGCGTGGCTCCAGGTCGGGGGCGTCGAGGTCGACCTGATCCTGCGCGACCTCGACGTGGCGCTGCACTGGACGCGGCAAGCCGAGGCCGGCGTGTTCGAGGTGGACCTGCTGCTCGGCTACCTGGCGGGCGTGCCGACCTACCTCCTCGCGGGCGAGCTCGCGTCGGGCCGGCTGCTCGCCGGCGAGCTTCCCGCGGTCGGTGCCGTCCCGCCCCGGCTCGCCGAGACCGCGCCGCCGCGATGGCGCTTCGCGCGCGACTTCAGCCTCGACTACGCGCGAATGCACGCCGCGCGCGGGAACGTCGCCGGGGCGGCCGGGCAGGCGGCGAAGGCGGCCATGGAGGAGGCGCACGCGCGGCTCTGCGAGCGCGGCCAGTGGGCGCTGAACGAAAAGCGCCTGCTGGCGATGGCGGGTCTCGACGCCCTCGGCGACGCGTTCACGCGGCCGCCGGCGCAGGCGAGCGCGCTGGGCCTGTGGGTGGACGAGATCGCGCGTGCGCTGGCCAAGCAGCCGCCGCCGGAGGAATCGCGATGA
- a CDS encoding cytochrome P460 family protein produces the protein MEDGIDTRSIGRRGGVAGRTRALACGLVAAILAGCHAPASAGTAPALVEPAVFATWPRVTEKPVRVSRELSMLCVALPAGDARTRAASPSSPHAHHTIVVRVSPNAIDAYREGRPLPAGAVVVKEKYNDASASGPLQAYGVMIKRAAGYDRRGGDWEYGFVTLGSRATATRGRLEGCAGCHEKARETDYLFRTYPRVGR, from the coding sequence ATGGAAGACGGCATCGACACACGAAGCATCGGCCGCCGCGGAGGTGTGGCAGGACGCACGCGTGCGCTCGCTTGCGGACTCGTCGCCGCGATCCTGGCCGGATGCCACGCGCCTGCCTCGGCCGGCACCGCTCCCGCGCTCGTAGAACCGGCCGTCTTCGCCACGTGGCCGCGGGTGACGGAGAAGCCCGTTCGAGTCAGTCGAGAACTGTCGATGCTCTGCGTCGCGCTTCCCGCGGGCGATGCGAGGACACGGGCGGCCAGCCCCAGCAGCCCACACGCGCATCATACGATCGTGGTGCGGGTGAGCCCGAACGCGATCGATGCGTATCGCGAGGGCAGGCCGCTGCCGGCCGGCGCGGTGGTGGTCAAGGAGAAGTACAACGACGCCTCGGCCTCGGGGCCGCTGCAGGCGTACGGGGTGATGATCAAGCGCGCGGCCGGGTACGATCGCCGCGGCGGTGACTGGGAGTACGGCTTCGTCACACTCGGCTCCAGGGCGACGGCGACGAGAGGCCGGCTGGAAGGCTGCGCGGGCTGCCACGAAAAAGCGCGGGAGACCGACTACCTGTTCCGCACCTATCCCCGGGTCGGCCGGTAG
- the treS gene encoding maltose alpha-D-glucosyltransferase, with translation MSDDPLWYKDAVFYELHVKAFQDSNGDGIGDFNGLIQRLDYVQELGVDVIWLLPYYPSPLRDDGYDIADYWNIHPSYGTVDDFTRFMEEAHRRGLKVISDLVLNHTSSDHPWFQRARRAPKGSPERDWYVWSDSDELYREARIIFTDTEPSNWTWDPVAGQYYWHRFFAHQPDLNWDNPAVKEKMFEVMEFWLDHGLDGFRADAVPYLIEREGTICENLSETHDILKEFRVRLDSKYRGRILLAEANQWPDDVRPYFGDGDEFHMAFHFPLMPRIFMAVRQGIRKPIVEIIQRTPDIPGNCQWCMFLRNHDELTLEMVTDDERDYMYREYAQDSRMRINLGIRRRLAPLMDNDRRKIELLNSILFTMPGSPIIYYGDEIGMGDNIWLGDRDGVRTPMQWTPDRNAGFSRAEAPRLYLPAIADSVYGFQAINVEAQQKSPFSLLNWMRRLIRVRKQHHAFGRGSITFLEPENPHVLVYIREHEEDAILVVNNLSGAAQAVRLDLARFAGRVPVELLGETEFLPIDETPYALTLSPYGFFWFALRTSRTPEELELHPELAREWAEQDTAILESPASVAGIIDALPHDWLYRQRWFRGKAREVARVELADHAVLRPERAPHVLVARVRVRYREGEPDVYLLPVSLRPTTAPGVEAEAILSHATERGDVRVYDALLDRRVAGSLLDLVLSERTISGVNGRFSGCTTSSAGDRTVRGPARPMGAEQSNTSIVFGEEYVLKIFRKLEGGMNPDLEVTRHLVEKAGFRSLPELAGWIEYEGTDGVKSAVAGLFRYVDNRGDAWSVALRAMDRFLGAASRSAADPDTPTGRDALYRMAGDFFPAVRRLGQTTARLHLALAKETDDPAFAPEPVRHDDVRRWADGFRRQVDGVLGELSRRLDALPGSFPREIQGRLAQVVRAANDLRLRGEDLELLADTGSVKVRIHGDYHLGQVLRGAHPAPDGNEWYVIDFEGEPARPLEERRAKYSALRDVAGMLRSFDYAVRLSLHGLKIDDLAVRMSVERWAEAWRAEVRSLFISAYRETLGDSPVVPSDLNATLRALAVFELEKAVYELGYEMNNRPEWVWVPLHGVLAIAGEGAA, from the coding sequence GTGAGCGACGACCCGCTCTGGTACAAGGACGCCGTCTTCTACGAGCTGCACGTCAAGGCCTTCCAGGACTCCAACGGCGACGGCATCGGCGACTTCAACGGCCTCATCCAGCGGCTGGACTACGTGCAGGAGCTGGGCGTCGACGTCATCTGGCTCCTCCCCTACTACCCGAGCCCCCTGCGCGACGACGGGTACGACATCGCCGACTACTGGAACATCCACCCCAGCTACGGCACCGTCGACGACTTCACCCGCTTCATGGAGGAGGCGCACCGCCGCGGGCTGAAGGTCATCTCCGACCTGGTCCTCAACCACACCTCCAGCGACCACCCCTGGTTCCAGCGCGCGCGCCGGGCGCCGAAGGGAAGCCCCGAGCGCGACTGGTACGTGTGGAGCGACAGCGACGAGCTGTACCGCGAGGCGCGCATCATCTTCACCGACACCGAGCCCAGCAACTGGACGTGGGACCCGGTGGCCGGGCAGTACTACTGGCACCGCTTCTTCGCCCACCAGCCGGACCTGAACTGGGACAACCCGGCGGTGAAGGAGAAGATGTTCGAGGTGATGGAGTTCTGGCTGGACCACGGGCTCGACGGCTTCCGCGCCGACGCGGTGCCGTACCTGATCGAGCGCGAGGGCACCATCTGCGAGAACCTGTCCGAGACGCACGACATCCTGAAGGAGTTCCGCGTCCGGCTGGACTCGAAATACCGCGGCCGAATCCTCCTGGCGGAGGCGAACCAGTGGCCCGACGACGTGCGGCCGTATTTCGGCGACGGCGACGAGTTCCACATGGCGTTCCACTTTCCGCTGATGCCGCGGATCTTCATGGCCGTGCGCCAGGGGATCCGCAAGCCGATCGTGGAGATCATCCAGCGCACCCCGGACATCCCCGGGAACTGCCAGTGGTGCATGTTCCTGCGCAACCATGACGAGCTCACGCTCGAGATGGTGACCGACGACGAGCGCGACTACATGTACCGCGAGTACGCGCAGGATTCGCGGATGCGCATCAATCTCGGGATCAGGAGACGTCTCGCGCCGCTGATGGACAACGACCGGCGCAAGATCGAGCTGCTGAACTCCATCCTCTTCACCATGCCCGGCTCGCCGATCATCTACTACGGCGACGAGATCGGGATGGGCGACAACATCTGGCTGGGCGACCGCGACGGCGTGCGCACGCCGATGCAGTGGACGCCCGACCGCAACGCCGGCTTCAGCCGCGCCGAGGCGCCGCGGCTGTACCTCCCCGCCATCGCGGACTCCGTCTACGGCTTCCAGGCGATCAACGTCGAGGCGCAGCAGAAGTCGCCCTTCTCGCTGCTGAACTGGATGCGGCGGCTGATCCGGGTGCGGAAGCAGCACCATGCCTTCGGCCGCGGCTCCATCACCTTCCTGGAGCCGGAGAACCCCCACGTCCTGGTCTACATCCGCGAGCACGAGGAGGACGCGATCCTCGTGGTCAACAACCTCTCCGGCGCGGCGCAGGCCGTCCGTCTCGACCTCGCGCGCTTCGCCGGCCGCGTCCCCGTCGAGCTGCTGGGGGAGACGGAGTTCCTGCCGATCGACGAGACGCCGTACGCGCTGACGCTGAGTCCCTACGGCTTCTTCTGGTTCGCGCTGCGCACGTCGCGCACGCCCGAGGAGCTGGAGCTGCACCCCGAGCTGGCGCGCGAGTGGGCCGAGCAGGACACCGCGATCCTGGAGAGCCCGGCGTCGGTGGCGGGGATCATCGACGCGCTGCCGCACGACTGGCTCTACCGCCAGCGCTGGTTCCGCGGCAAGGCTCGCGAGGTGGCGCGGGTGGAGCTGGCCGACCACGCGGTCCTCCGCCCCGAGCGCGCGCCGCACGTCCTGGTCGCCCGCGTTCGCGTGCGCTACCGCGAGGGCGAGCCGGACGTCTACCTCCTTCCCGTCTCGCTGCGGCCGACCACGGCGCCGGGGGTGGAGGCGGAGGCGATCCTCTCGCACGCCACGGAGCGGGGCGACGTGCGCGTCTACGACGCGCTGCTGGACCGGCGCGTGGCGGGATCGCTCCTCGACCTGGTCCTTTCCGAGCGCACCATCTCCGGCGTGAACGGGCGCTTCAGCGGCTGCACCACCTCCAGCGCGGGCGACCGCACGGTGCGGGGCCCGGCGCGGCCGATGGGCGCGGAGCAGAGCAACACCTCGATCGTCTTCGGCGAGGAGTACGTGCTGAAGATCTTCCGCAAGCTGGAAGGGGGGATGAACCCCGACCTGGAGGTCACCCGCCACCTGGTGGAGAAGGCCGGCTTCCGCTCGCTTCCCGAGCTGGCGGGGTGGATCGAGTACGAGGGGACGGACGGGGTGAAGTCCGCCGTGGCCGGCCTCTTCCGCTACGTCGACAACCGGGGTGACGCGTGGAGCGTGGCGCTCCGCGCGATGGACCGCTTCCTGGGCGCGGCCAGCCGCAGCGCCGCCGATCCCGACACGCCGACGGGGCGCGACGCGCTCTACCGCATGGCGGGTGACTTCTTCCCCGCCGTGCGGCGGCTGGGACAGACGACGGCGCGCCTCCACCTGGCCCTGGCGAAGGAGACGGACGATCCCGCGTTCGCGCCGGAGCCGGTGCGGCACGACGACGTGCGGCGCTGGGCGGACGGCTTCCGCCGGCAGGTGGACGGCGTGCTGGGCGAGCTGTCGCGGCGGCTGGATGCGCTTCCCGGCTCGTTCCCGCGCGAGATCCAGGGGCGGCTGGCGCAGGTGGTGCGGGCGGCCAACGACCTGCGGCTGCGCGGCGAGGACCTGGAGCTGCTGGCCGACACCGGCAGCGTGAAGGTGCGCATCCACGGCGACTACCACCTGGGCCAGGTGCTGCGCGGCGCGCACCCCGCGCCCGACGGCAACGAGTGGTACGTGATCGACTTCGAGGGCGAGCCCGCGCGTCCCCTCGAAGAGCGGCGGGCGAAGTACTCCGCGCTGCGCGACGTGGCGGGGATGCTGCGCTCGTTCGACTACGCCGTCCGCCTGTCGCTCCACGGATTGAAGATCGACGACCTGGCGGTGCGGATGTCGGTGGAGCGCTGGGCCGAGGCGTGGCGGGCGGAGGTGCGCTCGCTCTTCATCTCCGCCTACCGCGAGACGCTGGGAGATTCGCCCGTCGTCCCCAGCGACCTGAACGCGACCCTGCGCGCGCTGGCGGTGTTCGAGCTGGAGAAGGCGGTCTATGAGCTGGGATACGAGATGAACAACCGTCCCGAGTGGGTGTGGGTGCCGCTGCACGGCGTGCTGGCCATCGCGGGGGAGGGCGCCGCGTGA
- a CDS encoding VOC family protein, whose translation MTQAEISSISPFFIVRSLQSALSFYRDRLGFEVIFEGPAGDPFFGIVSRGGGMILLKDVGVDPVPNYTRDVKQGVARWDAYVDVPDPDALAAEFASRDVEFSEPLKDTDDGLRGFELKDADGYVLFFGRPR comes from the coding sequence ATGACACAGGCAGAGATTTCCAGCATCTCGCCGTTCTTCATCGTAAGGTCCCTGCAGTCGGCGCTTTCGTTCTACCGGGACCGGCTTGGATTCGAGGTCATCTTCGAGGGGCCTGCCGGCGACCCCTTCTTCGGCATCGTCAGCAGGGGCGGGGGGATGATCCTGCTCAAGGACGTCGGCGTAGATCCAGTGCCGAATTACACGCGGGACGTCAAACAGGGCGTCGCCCGCTGGGACGCTTACGTCGACGTCCCGGATCCCGATGCGCTGGCGGCTGAATTTGCGTCGCGCGATGTCGAGTTCTCCGAGCCGCTGAAGGACACGGATGACGGCTTGCGTGGGTTCGAGCTGAAGGATGCTGACGGCTACGTCCTCTTCTTCGGCCGTCCCCGGTGA
- a CDS encoding alpha-amylase family glycosyl hydrolase, which translates to MTPPLIYNLFPRLVGPATRWPEHAARAAAMGFDWLYLNPWQYPGFSGSLYAIKDYRRLNPLFVPPGADPASLEPLRDALQKIRDQRLKPVMDLVVNHTSKDSPLIQQHPEWYRWGDDGQVRSPFVRDPDDPSKITVWGDLADMDNMPAHGREAQWAYWAEIVREAVELGFRGFRCDAAYKVPAALWRHLIEAARSVDPDVVFFAETLGAPVEDVAQLAGAGFDYFFNSSKWWNFSEPWALDQHEVFRHAAPSIAFPESHDTARLAEETNGDEAVQRQRYAFAAAFSAGVMMPVGYEFGFRTQMDVVKTMPGDWERRWMDLRGFIARVNALKKQHPVLQGEGVLRAPRGIREDTLVLERRASDAPAAAKGWILVNKVWAEPREVRLVDIAVDALAPGYRLFRVCRDGAPHTGEPVRETISLSRAEVAYVLPELTSSAAVPASPPPVLEE; encoded by the coding sequence GTGACGCCGCCGCTCATCTACAACCTCTTCCCCCGCCTGGTCGGCCCGGCCACGCGCTGGCCCGAGCACGCCGCCCGCGCCGCGGCCATGGGGTTCGACTGGCTCTATCTCAACCCCTGGCAGTATCCCGGCTTCTCGGGGAGCCTGTACGCCATCAAGGACTACCGGCGGCTGAACCCGCTCTTCGTGCCCCCCGGCGCCGACCCCGCGTCGCTGGAGCCGCTACGCGACGCGCTGCAGAAGATCCGCGACCAGCGGCTGAAGCCGGTGATGGACCTGGTCGTCAACCACACGTCGAAGGACAGCCCGCTCATCCAGCAGCACCCCGAGTGGTACCGGTGGGGGGATGACGGACAGGTGCGCTCGCCCTTCGTGCGCGACCCCGACGACCCGTCGAAGATCACCGTCTGGGGCGACCTGGCGGACATGGACAACATGCCGGCGCACGGCCGCGAGGCGCAGTGGGCGTACTGGGCGGAGATCGTGCGCGAGGCGGTGGAGCTCGGGTTCCGCGGCTTCCGCTGCGACGCCGCGTACAAGGTGCCGGCGGCGCTCTGGCGGCACCTGATCGAGGCGGCGCGGTCGGTCGATCCCGATGTCGTCTTCTTCGCGGAGACGCTGGGGGCGCCGGTGGAGGACGTGGCGCAGCTGGCGGGCGCGGGGTTCGACTACTTCTTCAACTCGTCGAAGTGGTGGAACTTCAGCGAGCCGTGGGCGCTGGACCAGCACGAGGTGTTCAGGCACGCGGCGCCCTCCATCGCCTTCCCCGAGTCGCACGACACCGCGCGGCTGGCGGAGGAGACGAACGGGGACGAGGCCGTGCAGCGCCAGCGCTACGCCTTCGCGGCGGCGTTCAGCGCGGGGGTGATGATGCCCGTGGGCTACGAGTTCGGCTTCCGCACGCAGATGGACGTGGTGAAGACGATGCCGGGCGACTGGGAGCGGCGGTGGATGGACCTGCGCGGCTTCATCGCCCGGGTGAACGCGCTGAAGAAGCAGCACCCGGTGCTGCAGGGCGAGGGCGTGCTGCGCGCCCCGCGCGGGATCCGGGAGGACACGCTGGTGCTGGAGCGCCGCGCCTCGGACGCGCCCGCCGCGGCGAAGGGGTGGATCCTGGTCAACAAGGTGTGGGCGGAGCCGCGCGAGGTGCGGCTGGTGGACATCGCCGTCGACGCGCTGGCGCCCGGCTACCGCCTGTTCCGCGTCTGCCGCGACGGCGCGCCGCACACCGGCGAGCCCGTGCGCGAGACCATCTCGCTCAGCCGCGCGGAGGTGGCCTACGTCCTCCCCGAGCTGACCTCGTCGGCCGCCGTGCCTGCATCGCCGCCGCCGGTGCTGGAGGAGTAG
- a CDS encoding cold shock domain-containing protein — MSEIGTVKWYNDAKGYGFIVRERGADVFVHHASIIAEGHRTLNEGDRVSFEVVEGPKGLQAKNVIRIS; from the coding sequence ATGTCGGAGATCGGTACCGTGAAGTGGTACAACGATGCGAAGGGCTACGGGTTCATCGTGCGTGAGCGGGGCGCGGACGTCTTCGTCCATCACGCATCGATCATCGCGGAGGGACACAGGACTCTCAACGAAGGCGACCGCGTCAGTTTCGAGGTGGTCGAGGGCCCGAAGGGGCTTCAGGCGAAGAACGTGATCAGAATCTCCTGA
- a CDS encoding VOC family protein: protein MKRTWTIIGVGDVPGSCRWYQSLFGQPETPPAHPHFAQILDADGTVLLCLHAWGAHEHPTLMSPGHATPGNGLLLFFRVDDFDAALQRARTLVPRFEEEPHLNPNTGTDEFSLRDPDGYYVTISALSAA, encoded by the coding sequence ATGAAGCGCACGTGGACGATCATCGGGGTGGGCGACGTGCCTGGCAGCTGCAGATGGTACCAGTCGCTGTTCGGCCAGCCGGAGACGCCGCCCGCCCATCCCCACTTCGCGCAGATCCTCGACGCGGATGGGACCGTCCTGCTGTGCCTCCACGCGTGGGGCGCCCATGAGCATCCGACGTTGATGAGCCCCGGGCACGCGACGCCCGGCAATGGCCTCCTCCTGTTCTTTCGCGTCGATGATTTCGATGCGGCCCTGCAGCGGGCGCGCACGCTCGTCCCCCGTTTCGAAGAGGAGCCCCATCTGAACCCGAACACGGGAACCGACGAGTTCTCACTCCGCGACCCCGACGGCTACTACGTCACGATCAGCGCACTCTCCGCGGCCTGA